A single Triticum dicoccoides isolate Atlit2015 ecotype Zavitan chromosome 2A, WEW_v2.0, whole genome shotgun sequence DNA region contains:
- the LOC119353270 gene encoding protein ENHANCED DISEASE RESISTANCE 4-like encodes MAISDTSGGARHVRCPRCRSVLQEPAGVPVYQCGGCGASLRAKLPGGDTRGASVSAAPSTESVLPSPRRSQAQSGQLGGSGDVASTSGTTPDAPSTSYRGAGTTSRREAGDLTPPVVERKGRDHHRSADQAEAAGSSQPRITRGAVSAPNASAAPSSASVLPSPRRSQTKSSHFGSGDVASTSAPAPTPDVRTTSPRDAGTTSRRETGRAVGTSGDQTPARKHHSSAQSPPIVEKKGHDHHHRSADQEEAGGSSEHRRGRGAVSAPAAGANFAEMRGSERARDAEPETDAARKKSPSPSRAEAAPMPDRAADSRSAPAAASWKRRDDAAAAQVPAVTEEKAPSPPRHAPQKMSPLHEKILKTVDELKGDLSELFSQPPEAKPRTPSRPPRRPRQEGHAPHPAVPTSRARHATTAAALHHRGNAGKHGQATLRGLPSRRYRRCRADPCGGHDARPAGACRHSCCDHVRPECGSCRGHCCRPSRAQEPARPAAAEAKKRAPPPRHHCRPVLKGAPFIVCSSCFTLVQVPAGFAVASAKVRDLRCGACSAVLSYSYRDPDRKKPADECSTAGSSPARHVGARPDLFSFFEDFAAEYGASSYSTTEDEQPLHVSRNSSFDTVVAAGEEAAAARRHSHSLHRLMGYGSASELLLRRSPSLYEYGSPGKRSTPPSDASRRHDDRKGKGICVEDFTGDEDSDDSCTLRRSNGRRSGWTPGHGVPAAGAIRIR; translated from the exons ATGGCGATCTCGGACACCAGCGGCGGGGCTCGCCACGTGAGGTGCCCCAGGTGCCGCAGCGTCCTCCAGGAGCCCGCCGGCGTCCCCGTGTACCAATGCGGCGGGTGCGGCGCCAGCCTCCGAG CGAAACTTCCCGGCGGCGACACGCGCGGCGCGTCCGTCAGCGCTGCTCCGTCCACGGAGAGCGTCCTGCCGTCTCCTCGCCGGAGCCAGGCTCAGAGCGGCCAGTTGGGCGGCTCCGGGGATGTCGCGAGCACCAGTGGCACGACTCCTGACGCCCCGAGCACCAGCTACCGAGGCGCCGGCACGACGAGCCGACGCGAGGCCGGTGATCTCACGCCGCCGGTCGTTGAGAGGAAGGGGCGTGATCACCACCGGAGTGCCGATCAGGCGGAAGCTGCTGGCAGTTCTCAACCGCGCATCACAAGGGGTGCGGTCAGTGCTCCCAACGCCAGTGCTGCCCCGTCTTCAGCGAGTGTCCTGCCGTCTCCTCGCCGGAGCCAGACTAAGAGCAGCCACTTTGGCTCCGGGGATGTCGCGAGCACCAGCGCCCCCGCCCCGACTCCTGATGTTCGAACCACCAGCCCCCGGGACGCCGGCACGACAAGCCGACGCGAGACCGGCAGGGCCGTGGGCACGAGCGGCGATCAAACGCCAGCGAGGAAGCATCACTCCTCGGCGCAATCGCCGCCGATCGTCGAGAAGAAGGGGCATGATCACCATCACCGGAGTGCCGATCAGGAGGAAGCTGGTGGCAGCTCCGAACATCGCAGGGGGAGGGGCGCGGTCAGTGCTCCCGCcgccggtgcaaacttcgccgagatGCGAGGTTCAGAGAGGGCACGTGATGCCGAGCCTGAAACTGATGCCGCGAGGAAGAAAAGTCCAAGTCCAAGCAGAGCGGAAGCTGCGCCAATGCCTGATCGCGCCGCGGATTCCCGGTCTGCGCCGGCAGCGGCGAGCTGGAAACGGCGAGACGATGCCGCGGCGGCGCAGGTGCCGGCTGTGACGGAGGAAAAGGCACCGAGCCCTCCTCGGCACGCGCCGCAGAAGATGAGTCCCCTCCACGAGAAGATCCTGAAGACGGTGGACGAGCTCAAAGGCGACCTCTCCGAGCTCTTCAGCCAGCCTCCGGAGGCCAAGCCAAGGACACCATCGCGTCCGCCTCGTCGTCCCAGGCAAGAAGGCCACGCCCCTCACCCGGCCGTCCCTACCAGCAGAGCTCGCCATGCCACCACCGCGGCCGCTCTGCACCACCGCGGCAACGCGGGCAAGCACGGACAGGCTACCCTCCGCGGTCTGCCGTCGCGGCGGTATCGCCGGTGCAGGGCTGACCCGTGCGGCGGCCACGACGCGCGCCCGGCAGGAGCATGCCGGCACAGCTGCTGCGACCACGTCAGGCCTGAGTGCGGCAGCTGCAGGGGGCACTGCTGCCGCCCGTCGAGAGCGCAGGAGCCCGCGCGGCCGGCCGCAGCGGAGGCCAAGAAGCGCGCGCCGCCGCCGAGGCACCACTGCCGGCCGGTCCTGAAGGGCGCGCCGTTCATCGTCTGCTCCAGCTGCTTCACGCTCGTCCAGGTGCCCGCGGGGTTCGCCGTGGCGAGCGCCAAGGTGCGCGACCTGCGGTGCGGCGCCTGCTCGGCCGTGCTCTCCTACTCCTACCGCGACCCGGACAGGAAGAAGCCCGCCGACGAGTGCAGCACGGCCGGCTCCTCCCCCGCGCGCCACGTCGGCGCGCGGCCGGACCTGTTCTCGTTCTTCGAGGACTTCGCGGCGGAGTACGGGGCGAGCAGCTACTCCACCACGGAGGACGAGCAGCCGCTGCACGTGTCGAGGAACTCGTCCTTCGACACCGTCGTCGCggcgggggaggaggcggcggcggcgcggcggcacagCCACAGCCTGCACCGTCTCATGGGGTACGGCTCGGCGAGCGAGCTGCTGCTGCGGCGCTCCCCGAGCCTGTACGAGTACGGGAGCCCCGGCAAGAGGTCGACGCCGCCGTCGGACGCCAGCAGGCGGCACGACGACAGGAAGGGGAAGGGCATCTGCGTGGAGGACTTCACCGGCGACGAGGACTCGGACGACAGTTGCACGCTGAGGCGGTCGAACGGGAGAAGATCTGGCTGGACGCCCGGCCACGGGGTTCCGGCGGCGGGAGCCATCAGGATCAGGTAG